The stretch of DNA AGCGGCGGCGGGCCGATGCCGGACATGGTGTCGGTGGACCGGCTGCCGAGCACCGGAGCGACGTCCACGCCGCCGCGCACAGCCAGATAGCTGCGGAAGCCGGCCAGGGGCCGGCCGATGGTCAGCGTCTCGCCGTCCAGCAAGGCGAACGGGGCAGCCATCGGCACGGTACGCTGGCGGACCTCCTCGGCGCCGCCGTCCGTGTCGGCGTCGGTGTCGGCGTCGGCGTACGGGAGTGCTTCGATGGTCAGTTCCGACGGCGCCCCGGCCACCGCGAGGACCCGGTCGCCGACGGCCTGGACCCTGAGGCCGCCGGCCACGGTTTCTATCGCCGCAGCCGACGCCGCGTTCCCGACGAGGCGGTTGGCCCGGCGCAGCGAGGCCCTGTCCAACGCGCCGGCGGCAGAAACGCCCAAGCCGGAGTGGCCGTGCCGGCCCAGGTCCTGGATCAGGGACTGCACCCCGGGGGCGATGATCCGGAGCCCTGCATCCACCGGGGCGGCAGCAGAAACGGAGGGGTGCTCGGGCGCCATTTTTACGACATCCCGGACCGCACGGAACTGGACACGGTGCCCCGGGCCGGCCAGCGCGGGCTGTTCCCGGTCCAGGTCCCACATCACGGCGCCGGTGCGGCCGATCAGCTGCCAGCCGCCCGGTGAAGGGCGCGGGTAAACGGCCGAGTAAGTGCCGGCCAGCGCCACCGAGCCGCCCGGGACGGCCGTGCGTGGCGAGGCGCGGCGGGGCACGTTCAGCGCCTGGTTCTCCCCCACCATGTACCCGAATCCCGGGGCGAAGCCGGCGAAGGCCACAGTCCAGACCTGGCCGGAGTGGGCTGCGATGACGCCATCCGTTCCGAGGCCGGTCAGCTCCCCCACTTCGGCGAGATCTTCGCCGTCGTAAACGGTGTCGATGACCACCAGTTCGCCCTCATGCTGCACCCCGCCTTCGAGGTCGAGCTGGAGCAGCTGCTCCGCGATCCGCCGGGCGGACACGGACGAGTCCGCGGTGACCAGGACTGTCTCCGCCGCTGGCAGCACGTCCAGCTGGCCCGGAAGCGGCTTCTCGAGGAGCAGCGCCTGCAGGGCAAGAACACTCTGGGTTCCGGACAATTCGGCGAGCACCGCGCGGGTGCCCACCGCCCGCACGGAACGCACTCTGTGTACCGCCTCCTGCTGTCCTGCCAACGTTTCCCCCGCTTCCGTTGTTGCCTCAATCACCGACTGCTTCCATCATGCCGGTGCCTGCCCGGATTGGACCGCCCATCAGAGCCGCGATTCCGCCAGGAGCCTCTCCTCTTCCTCGGTCTGCGGGTTCCGGCCGAGGGCCAGGCCGACGACGGTGACGGCCGATGCGACGGCCAAGTACGCCGCGATGGTGAACCAGTTGCCGGAGGCAGCGTAAAGTGCGGTGAAGACAAGCGGAGCGATCGCTCCGCCGATCACGCCGGCGAGCGTGTAGGCCAGCGAACTGCCCGCGTAGCGCAGCCGGGCCGGGAACTGTTCGGTGATGTAGGCGGCCTGCGGGCCGTACATGAATGCATGGAACGCCAGGCCGATCACGACGCCCACCGTGAGCATGGCCACGGACCTGCCTTGGATCATCAGGAAAAACAGCGGGATGTAGACGGCAGTGCCGACGGCGGCGACGCCGTAGACCAAGCGGCGGTTGATGCGGTCCGTGAGGGCGCCGGCCGCCGGTATCAGCACCAGCTGGAAGGCGGAGCCGATCAGGATGGCCGCCAGCACATTGCTCGTGGTCATGCCCAGTTCCTTGGTGGCGTAGACAGCCACGAAGACTGTAAGCAGCGAATAGAGCACGTCCGGGCCGACCCGCGACAGGGCTGCCGCGACGAGGGCGCGAGGTTCCTGTCGGAAGACGTCCGTGATGGGCGCCTTCGGAGCCTCACCATGCCCCTTTATCGCCTTGAAGATCGGGGTCTCCTCAAGCTTGAGCCGGATCACCAGGCCGAAGACCACCAGCAGCGCGGAGGCGAGGAAGGCAATACGCCAGCCCCAGGACAGGAAGTCCTGGGCGCTGAGGGCAGCGGCAAGAACTGCCAAGACGCCGTTGGCCATCAGGTTGCCGGCGGGCGGTCCGATCTGCGCAGCCGAGGACCAGAAGCCGCGCTTGTGGGCGTCGCCGAACTCGCTGGACAGCAGGACGGCACCGCCCCATTCGCCGCCGACGCCGATGCCCTGGGCCAGTCGAAGCAACACCAGGATCGTGGGGGCGGCCACGCCGATCACCGAGTAATCAGGCAGCACGCCGATCAGCACTGTCGCTACGCCGATCAACAGGAGCGTGATGACGAGGACGTGCTTGCGGCCGATCTTGTCGCCCAGCCGGCCGAAGACGATGCCGCCGATGGGGCGGGCGAGGTAGCCTACCGCGAACGTCGAGAAGGACAGGAGGAGTCCGACGAACTCGTCGTTGCCTGGGAAGAAAATCTTGGGGAACACCAGGGCTGAGGCCACGGAGTAGATTGCAAAGTCGTAGTACTCCAGCGAGGTCCCGGTCAGGCTTGCGATGTAAGCCTTGAGGGCGCCCGGTGGCAGCTTCCCTTTGGATGCAGCCGGTGTGGCCTGGTGAGGTGTGGCCATGGTTTTCCTCCGGTGTGCGGGTGCTGTCTGTGCTCGGATAATGGTGCGGAACTCCGGTTCAGATAAAGGCGGCCGTGGTAATACCCGCCGCGGTGAGCGCTTCCCGGACCGCGGCTGCCATGCTGACGGCTCCCGGCGAGTCGCCGTGGACGCAGACGCTTTCCGCGCGGATCTTCAGGATGGAGCCGTCGATTGTCCTGACGGCGGAATCGGAGGCCATTCGGAGCACGTGCTCCGTCACCTCGGCGGTGTCGTGCAATACGGCACCGGGGAGGGTGCGGGACACGAGCGTGCCGTCCGGGTTGTAGGCACGGTCCGCAAAGGCTTCGGGAACGGCGCGGAGCCCGGCGGCCTCGGCCAGGCGCAGCACTTCGGAACCGGGCAGGCCCAGGACCGGAAGGTTCGGGTCAACGGACCTTACTGCGTCGACGACGGCCTGCGCCTGGGCTGTGTGCGAAACGATGGCGTTGTAGAGACCGCCGTGCGGCTTGACGTACTTGACGGTCCCGCCCTCGACGGCGGCCAGCGCCTGCAGCGCTCCGATCTGGTACACGACGTCGTCCGCCAGTTCGCCCGGGTCTATGTCCAGGAAGCGGCGGCCGAACCCGGCGAGGTCGCGGTAGCCGACGTGCGCGCCGATCACGACTCCGGCAGCGACAGCCTCGCGGCACGTCTGCCGTATGACGCGGGGGTCCCCCGCATGGAAACCGCAGGCCACGTTCGCACTGGAAACGGAGCGGAACATCGCTGTGTCGTCGCCCAGTGTCCAGCGGCCGAATGACTCACCGACGTCGCTGTTCAGGTCAATGGTTCCCATTTCTGATCCTCATCTCATGATATCCACGCCTAAGGATGCTCCTCGGAAGCGGGTTTGTTCAACCGCGTAGCCGACCCCCGACTAACTCGCAGTTGTGGTCCATTCGACGCGCATAACGGCGACTACTGTGAGTCAGTCGGGAGGCGTGGAGGTTTCCGAGCTGTTGACACCCTGTTAGGTGGGCCACATACTTGTGGAAACGATTTCATGGAATCGATTCCATAACGGAAAGATGAGCCGGCAGACCAAGCGCCGGCGCAGCGAAAGGCACAGCAGTGACGGGACCTTCCATCACCATCAAGGACGTGGCGGCGCTGGCCGGTGTCTCCGCCGCCACGGCCTCCCGGGTGCTGTCCGGAAACCCCGCCACATCGGCCGCCTCACGCCAGAAGGTGGCCGCCGCCGTGGCCGAACTGGACTTCCATCCCAATGCCCAGGCGCGGGCGCTCCGCTCCACCCGGACCAACGTCATCGGGCTCCTTGTCTCGGATGTCCGAAACCCCTTCTTCGCCGACCTCGCGCACGCCGCCGAGCAGGCAGCCCTGGCCGAAGGACTTGTCACTCTGCTGGGCAACGCCAACGAGAGCATCCCCCAGCAGGACCGGTACCTGGATACCTTCATCTCGCAGCGGGTTGACGGGGTCATTGCCGCGCCGCAGGGCCAGGGAAGTTCCAGCCTGCACGCGCTGTTGGAACGCGACATCGCCACGGTCTTCGTCGACCGCACCGTGGACGGCATCGACGTGCCCAGCGTGACAACGGACAGCGACTCCGGCATCCGCGAGGCCGTGGAGCATCTCGTCCGCCAGGGCCACGAACGCGTCGGTTACATCGCCGGGCCCCAGTCCACCTCCACCGGACGGGACCGGCTCAGGTCTTTTGCACGTGCCGCCGCGGACTTCGGACTCAGCACCGATCCGGCCCTGACGTATTTCGGCGACTTCCAGTCTGCCAGCGGTTCGGCGGGAGCCCACCACCTGCTGGGTCTTGCGCAGCCGCCGACGGCGCTGCTGGCCGCGGACAGCCCGATGGCCGTCGGAGCGCTGGCCACCCTCAACCGGAAGGGCCTGCGGATCGGCCGGGACATGGCGCTGGTTGCCTTCGACGATATCGAGTGGTTTTCACTGCTGGACCCACCGCTTACGGTCATCGCCCACGATGTGGAGGCCATGGGCCGGACTGCGGTCCGGCTTCTGCTCGAGGTCATTGACGGACAGAAGCCCGAATCAGTGGTCCTGCCGAGCCAGCTGATTGTCCGGGCCTCCTCCGGCACGCCGGATCCCATTCTGGAGCGACCATGAGCGTCCCTTTCCCCCTCGCACCATTCCCCGTGCCCCGCAAATCAGGAACCGCGCAGACACCACAAAAGGAGCAGGTCCAATGAACACGGTTTTTGTGGTCGGAAGCCTCAATATTGACCAGACAATCCGCGTCCGCTCCCTTCCCCGGCCCGGCGAGACTGTCCGCGGCTCGGACGCCACGTTCAGTCCGGGCGGCAAGGGCGGCAACCAGGGGATCGCTGCGGCCCGCGCCGGAGCCCCCGTGAAGTTCACGGGCGCCCTCGGGGACGACGCCCACGGGCGACAGATTCTCGAGACTCTGTCCGAGGCCCACATCGACGTCGGCCACGTGCGGGTCCTCGGCACCGCCGCCACCGGAACGGCGGTCATCGCGGTTGACGACTCCGGGGAAAACCAGATCATCGTCAGCCCGGGGGCGAACGCCGGCCTTACCCTCGACGACGTAGTAACCGGACTCGCCGCGCTCACGGCCGGCGATGTCCTGGTCCTCCAACTTGAGATCCCGGCCGAGCTGGTCCGGCAGGCCGCGCGGATTGCGAAGCAGGCCGGAGCATTCGTCATCCTCAATGCGGCCCCCGCCCCCCGCCACCTCGACGGCCTGCTGGAGAACGTCGATCTTCTCGTGGTCAACGAACAGGAAATCCGGGCCCTTTCAGGTCTCGCGGGGACTGACGGCGACCACCGGGAGTTGGCCGCAACCCTGCCCGCTGTCCTCGGCGCGGCCATCGTCGGCACTGCCGGCGCGGAGGGCTCCTTCACCGTCCTCGACGGCCATCTGGTGCACGTGCCCGCGGTTAAGGTCGCCACCGCGGACACCACCGGGGCCGGAGACACCTTCGTGGGCTACCTCGCTGCCTCCCTGGTGGCCGCTCCAGGCGACCTGCCTGCCGCGATGGCCCTGGCCAGCCGCGCCTCGGCCCTTGCTGTTACACGCAGCGGCGCCATGGAATCGATTCCATGGGCGCACGAGTTGCCCGCTCATCTCCCTTGCCCAGCCCTCGACGTCCCGAACTAAGGAGATCCATGAAAATCGCACTCGGCAACGACCATGCCGGCTTCCCCCTGAAAGAATTCGTCCGGTCCGTCCTTGAGGACCTCGGCCATGACGTCATTGACTGCGGCGCGCCAAGCGAGGCCCCGGTGGACTTCCCGGACATCACCAAGGCCACCTGTGACCTCGTGAAAACCGGCCAGGCCCAGCGCGCAGTCCTCGTCTGCGGAACCGGTGTCGGAGCCGTCATGGCCGCCAACAAGATTCCCGGCATCCGCTGCGCGCTGGGTCACGACGTGTACTCCGCCCACCAGAGCGTGGAGCACGACGACGCAAACGTCATCGCCATGGGCGCCTGGCTGGTGGGCCGGGCGACGGCCAAGGAAGTCCTGCAGTCCTTCCTCGACGCGAAGTTCGACAACGACGAGGACACCATTCGGCGCGTCCGCAAACTCCACGACATGGAGCTCGAGGCAGCCCGGGAACTCGCCGACCAAGTTTAGAACGCAGCAAAACCAGCAAGTCCAACCGGCCTGCGGCACCAGCCCGAGCCGCCCAGCAATATCAAAGGAGATATACGACATGAGCGCAGAAGTCACCGAGCGGCAGCGGCAGGCCGCCCACGGCTCCCCCGGCAAGATCAAAACGGCCATCGCCTCGGCAGCCGGCACATGTGTTGAAAACTATGACTTCGTCGCGTACGGCACGGCGGCAGCCCTGTACTTCGGCAAAGTCTTCTTTCCCAACACCGATCCCGTCGTCGGAACATTGTTGGCTTTCGCCACCCTGGCGGTGGGCTTCCTCATGCGCCCAATCGGCGGAGCTGTCGGCGGCTATCTGGGTGACAAGTACGGCCGGAAGCCGGTACTCGTCGGCGCCCTGCTGACCATGGGCATCGCAACCGTGCTGATCGGCTGCCTTCCCACGTATGGCCAGGTGGGAATCCTCGCACCCATCCTGCTCGTCATCATCCGGATGATCCAGGGGTTGGCCTTCGGAGCGGAATGGGGCGGCGCCGTAATGATGACGTTCGAGCACGCGCCTTGGAAGCAGCGCGGCCGCTTTGCCGCCATCCCCCAGGCCGGCAAACCCGCTGGGCATCACCCTGGCCAACGCCGCCTTCCTGCTCTCCGCCTCCCTACAGACGGACTGGGCCTGGCGGTTGCCGTTCCTCGCCAGCTCGGTCCTGATCGTCGTCGGGCTCGTGGTGCGGATGAAGCTCGAGGAATCACCTGAGTTCGAACACACCAAGGCAGCCGGCAGGATCGTCAAGAACCCGCTCGCCACCGTCATCAAAAATGACTGGCGCAACATCCTGCGGGTGATTTCCCTGCGCATTGTGGAAAGCTGCGCCTACTACGTGACGGCCACCTATCTGCTCTCCTACATCACCACGAACAACCCCGCAGACCGGGCCGTGGGCCTGACGGGCATTGTGATCGCCAGCCTCCTCGCGATCCCGGTGACGATGCTCGCCGGCGCCCTCACCGACCGTATCGGCCGCCGCAAGCTCTACCTCGGCGGAACGGTCGCCGTCATCGTCTTCGGCTTCCCGATGTTCCTGCTCAGCAACACCGGCAACCCCATCCTGATCGTGCTCGCCTTCGTGATCGGCATCGGCGTCATCCATGCAACGTTCACGGGCGCGCAGGCCGCCTGGTTCGCGGAGCTGTTCCGGACCAACACCCGGACCTCCGGAGCTTCCATCGGTTACCAGGTTGCCGCCTCCATCTCCGGATTCGCGCCCTTCCTCGCGGTGCTTTTGGCCTCAGTCTTCGGCTGGGCCGGCGGCGCCTCGCTCTACGTCCTGGTCGGTGTCATTGGCCTGGTCGGTGTCCTGAACACGCGGGAAACCTGGGGCGCGAAGGAACAGGCTGAAGTCGACGCCGTCATAGCCGGCGGCACTCCTGTCGTCACCCAGACCGCATCGCCGTCCGGACGATAGCACCGGGCAACAAAAAGCAGCCCGGGCTGGCCCGTTCTGGACCAACCCGGGCCGCTGGCGTTTTAGGACACCCGTGGCTTTCAGGAGTGGAGGCCTGCTCCGCCGCTCCCCTGTCCGCGCTAGCTGGCCGCCGTTACCGAGACTGGACGTTCCTCCGCCGGCTTCCCGGCCTCCGAGGCCGCCGGCGGGGTCGTCTTCCGCTTGAAGCGCCCGCCGAGAGTAGATCCTCCGCCGGTCCCGCTGCGGTTCTTGTTGAAGATGTCGAAACCGACGGCCAGGAGCAGCACCAGGCCCTTGATGAGCTGCTGGTAGTCGGTGCCGAGGCCGAGGATGGACATGCCGTTGTTGAGCACGCCCATGATCAGGCCGCCGATCAGGGCTCCTGCCACGGTACCGATGCCGCCCTGGACAGCGGCGCCGCCGATAAAGGCCGCCGCGATGGCGTCCAGTTCGAACCCGGTGCCGCCGGCGGGCTGGGCTGAGTTGAGCCGGGCGGTGAACACGAGGCCGGCCAGGGCAGCGAGGACGCCCATGTTCACGAAGAGCCGGAACGTGACCGCCTTGGTCTTGATCCCGGAGAGCTCGGCAGCGTGGAGGTTCCCGCCGATGGCGTAGGTGTGACGGCCGAAGACGCTGTTGTTCATCAGGGCCGTGTAGACGATTACGAGGACCGCGAGCACGATCAGCACGATCGGGGTGCCCCGGTAGCTTGCGAGCAGGAAGGTGATGGTCAGCATGAGCAGCGCGATGAAGGTCGTCTTGATCGCGAACCAGACCATCGGCTCGTTCTCGAGTTCAAACTTCTTGCGGATCCGGCGTTCCTTGAGTGCCTGTATCACCAGCGCCAGCGTGGCGCCGACGCCCAGGATGACGGTCAGCCATTCCAGCGCGGAGTTTCCGCCGGAAATGTCCGGCAGGAAGCCGCCGCCCAGCGCCCGCAGCTCGGACGGGAAGGGGGTGATCTGCTGGTTCTTGAGGGTGATCAGGGTCAAGCCCCGGAAAATCAGCATCCCGGCAAGGGTCACGATGAAGGCAGGGATTCCGATGTACGCGATCCAGTACCCCTGCCAGGCACCCACCAGCGCTCCGACCAGCAGGCAGGCCGGGATGGCCAGCCACCAGGCCCAGCCCCAATGCACGATCATGACACCGGCCACGGCGCCGATGAAGCCGGCGATCGATCCCACGGACAGGTCGATGTGGCCGGCGATGATCACCATCACCATGCCGATGGCCAGGATGAGGATGTAACTGTTCTGGACCACCAGGTTGGTGACGTTCTGGGGCTCCAGGAGGATGCCGTCGGTCAGGATCTGGAACAGCAGGACGATCAGGATCAGGGCGACAAAGATGCCGACCTGGCGGAGGCGGCTTGTCAGGAAACCCAGGGATTCTCGGAGGGCGGACATGTTCGCTATTCCTTCTCTTTGGTCATGTAATGCATGAGGGTTTCCTGGGATGCTTCCGCGATCGGGACCTCCCCGGTGATGTGCCCGGCGGACAGTGTGTAGATCCTGTCGCAGATACCCAGCAGCTCGGGCAATTCCGAGGAGATCACGATGACTGCCTTTCCTTCGGCCGCCAGCCTCGCGATGATCGTGTAGATCTCGAATTTCGCGCCGACGTCGATCCCGCGGGTGGGTTCGTCGAGGATAAGCACGTCCGGGTCGGAGAACATCCACTTGCTCAGCACGACTTTCTGCTGGTTGCCGCCGGAGAGCTTGCCCGTGACGGCGGCAACCGACGGGGCCTTGATGTTCATGCTTTTCCGGTAGCCGTTGGCCACGATGGTTTCTTCGTTCTTGTCCACCCAGCCGCCCTTGACGAGCTTGCGGAGCGCCGCCATGGAGATGTTCCTCTTGATGTCCTCGATGAGGTTCAGTCCGTAGCGCTTGCGGTCTTCGGTGGCGTACGCGATGCCGTGCTTGATCGCGGCCGCAACGGTGGAGGTGTTGATTTCTTCACCGTCCTTGAAGACTCTCCCCGAGGTCGCGGTGCCGTAGGTCCGGCCGAAGACGCTCATGGCGAGCTCCGTCCTGCCGGCACCCATCAGACCGGCCAAGCCCACCACCTCGCCCTTGCGGACGTTGAGGGTTGCGTTGTGGACGACCATCCGGCTGTGGTCCTGGGGGTGCCGGACGGACCAGTCCTCGATCCGCAGAACCTCCTCGCCGATCCGCGGGGTCCGGTCCGGGTACAGGCTTCCCAAGTCCCTGCCCACCATTCCGCGGATGATGCGCTCCTGGGTGATCTCACCGTCGCCCAGGCGTAGGGTCTCGATGGTCTTGCCGTCGCGGATGATGGTGACAGCGTCCGCGACCTTGCGGATTTCGTTGAGCTTGTGGCTGATGATGATGCTGGTGACGCCCTGGCCCTTAAGGTGCAGGATCAGATCCAGCAGGTGGCCCGAGTCCTCGTCGTTGAGGGCGGCCGTCGGCTCGTCGAGGATGAGGAGCTTGACCTCCTTCGAGAGCGCCTTGGCGATCTCCACCAGCTGCTGTTTGCCCACGCTGATGTGCTGGACTGGGGTCACCGGGTTTTCACTCAGGCCCACTCGTGCCAGTAGTTTTGAAGCCTCCAAGTTGGTTTTCCGCCAGTCCACCCAGCCGCGCGTGGCCTGCTCGTTGCCGAGGTAGATGTTCTCGGCGATGGACAGGTAGGGGCTTAGCGCCAGCTCCTGGTGGATGATCACGATGCCGCGCTTCTCGCTGTCATTGATGCTGGCGAAGTTGCAGGGTTCGTTTTCGAAGAGGATCTCGCCCTCGAAGGAGCTGTGCGGGTAGACGCCGGACAGCACCTTCATCAGGGTGGATTTTCCGGCGCCGTTTTCGCCGCAGATCGCATGGACTTCGCCGCGGTTCACATCCAGGGTGACATCCTGGAGGGCCTTCACGCCGGGGAAGGTCTTGGTGATGCCCCGCATTTGAAGAATGGGTGTGTTCATCGTCAATTCCCACTGACTGGTAGTGCCTGGGACCGCCTGCGGGTGCAGGGGTCCACGGGAGGGGTGGCGGCCGGCCTGGACGGCGGGCCCCCACCCCTACACCGCAACTACTTGACGTCGGCTTCGGTGTAGTACCCGGAGTCGAGCAGTTCCTTCTTGTAGTTGTCTTTGGTGATGATGACGGACTTGAGCAGGTAGGCGGGGACCACCTTGACCTTGTTGTTGTAGGTCTTGGTGTCGTTGACCTCGGGCTCCTGGCCCTTCAGCAGCGCGTCGACCATCTTCACGGCCTGGGATCCGAGCTGGCGGGTGTCCTTGAAGATGGTGGAGTACTGCTCGCCGGCGATGATGGACTTCACCGAACCCTTTTCAGCGTCCTGGCCGGTAACGATCGGGAGGCTTCCCTTGGCGTAGCCGCCGGTGCTGGTCAGGGCCGAGATGATGCCGATGGACAGACCGTCGTAGGGGGAGAGCACGCCGTCGAGCTTGGTTCCCGAGCTGTAGGCCGCCGTGAGGATGTCCTCCATGCGCTTCTGGGCCACGGGGGCCTGCCAGCGCAGGATGGCTGCCTGCTCGAACTTGGTCTGGCCGCTGGGGACCTTGAGGGTTCCGGCGTCCAGGTACGGCTTGAGCGTGTCCAGTGCTCCGGTCCAGAAGAAGTTGGCGTTGTTGTCGTCCGGGCTGCCGGCGAAGAGCTCAACGTTAAACGGGCCCTTGCCTTCGACCTTCTTGCCGGTGGCGTCAACGAGGCCCAGTCCGGTCAGCAACGACGTGGCCTGCTGGACGCCCACCGTGTAGTTGTCGAAGGTGGTGTAGAAGTCCACGTTCGGGGTGCCGTTGATGAGGCGGTCATAGGCGATGACCTTGACGTTCTGCTCCTTCGCCTTGGCGAGGACGTCCGTCA from Arthrobacter sp. B3I9 encodes:
- the chvE gene encoding multiple monosaccharide ABC transporter substrate-binding protein — encoded protein: MKIRKLLGAVAVVLAVTVGATGCGTRGGASSPSSSADAAGSLVGISMPTQTSERWIADGKNVSDSVTKLGYKTDLQFANDDIPTQVAQIENMLTKGAKALIIAAIDGTTLTDVLAKAKEQNVKVIAYDRLINGTPNVDFYTTFDNYTVGVQQATSLLTGLGLVDATGKKVEGKGPFNVELFAGSPDDNNANFFWTGALDTLKPYLDAGTLKVPSGQTKFEQAAILRWQAPVAQKRMEDILTAAYSSGTKLDGVLSPYDGLSIGIISALTSTGGYAKGSLPIVTGQDAEKGSVKSIIAGEQYSTIFKDTRQLGSQAVKMVDALLKGQEPEVNDTKTYNNKVKVVPAYLLKSVIITKDNYKKELLDSGYYTEADVK